A genome region from Carya illinoinensis cultivar Pawnee chromosome 2, C.illinoinensisPawnee_v1, whole genome shotgun sequence includes the following:
- the LOC122297628 gene encoding E3 ubiquitin-protein ligase RNF4-like, translating into MSSQAARGAPVRGNRQRNMVLDLDLNMAPPNENQDLEGPSMQVEHNGTQTGPRGRSAPPAMIDVEAIDDDVVESSPRAFAQARIKSRRNRGRLVVDVDLETRTRVTQKNRDRQRRDLPRQTILNCEMYINLASSSNNTGENVTKPPLPPKEPTLTCPICMGPVVEEMSTKCGHIFCKACITTAMRMQSKCPTCRKPITINELIRIFLPSSS; encoded by the exons ATGAGTTCTCAGGCAGCCAGGGGGGCTCCTGTAAGAGGGAATCGTCAAAGGAATATGGTACTGGATTTAGACCTCAACATGGCACCGCCAAATGAGAATCAGGATCTGGAGGGCCCTTCAATGCAAGTGGAGCATAATGGAACTCAAACTGGCCCACGAGGGCGGTCTGCACCACCTGCTATGATTGATGTTGAGGCCATTGATGATGATGTTGTCGAGTCCTCACCGAGGGCTTTTGCTCAA GCCAGAATCAAGTCCAGAAGGAATAGGGGAAGGCTTGTAGTGGATGTGGACCTAG AAACAAGGACTAGGGTTACCCAGAAAAACCGTGACAGGCAAAGAAGAGATCTGCCCCGCCAAACAATTTTGAATTGTGAGATGTACATAAATTTGGCAAGCAGTAGCAACAATACG gGAGAGAATGTGACAAAACCACCTTTACCACCAAAGGAGCCTACACTTACATGTCCAATTTGTATGGGCCCAGTAGTAGAGGAAATGTCGACGAAGTGTGGTCACATATTCTGTAAGGCTTGTATTACGACTGCAATGCGCATGCAGAGTAAATGCCCCACTTGTAGGAAACCCATCACAATAAACGAGCTCATTAGAATCTTCCTGCCTTCAAGCAGTTGA